From the Gossypium hirsutum isolate 1008001.06 chromosome A02, Gossypium_hirsutum_v2.1, whole genome shotgun sequence genome, the window TGTGGGGGATCTTTTGGCGTTTGCTCCAGGTTACGTCTCTCTGTCTCTCCCAccttatattattactattattatctttTTCTTGTGTTAATTATGGGTTTACAGTTGTCGCTTGTCCACGTGCGGGCCTACCAAGTCAAACCTTACTCCCCGATTATTCCACTCCCTTCAAAAAATCGAGTTGAAGCCAAaggtctttttaatttctttttaaaactaaTATCCCACTTCAATTATAAAATCTTTGTTAAGCAATTGGAGGGTAAAAGAAGTCAAACAAATTCAAAGGTTTTATcaccaaactttaaaaaaaaaaatacaaccaTTAATTGTAAGTAAATGTCGCTCGTTCGATCTCTTTCTATAttttcttctttagaaatataTTCAAATGTCCAATTTTTATCCTtctttaaaagataataaataaatttaattaaagtcaatttagaaaatattaattttgaaatttaaataatagacaatatttatttttaaacaattagAATTTAAGCACCTTATTATCTATAATATAGAATATAGATGATACCAACAATATATTATAATGGAAGGTTATATTAATCATTCGAAAGGATAGCAAATTAATGGTCAAATTGAGTCAAACCTTACAAGCGAAGGTGTTTGAAACGTGCAACGATTGACTTCGACAACGTGAAAGTGTGGATAAGTGAGGTAAGTAAGGCGATTAGTTTGGGAAATGATCGGCGATCAATCTTATAAAAATGGCGCCTAATTGCGGGGCCCAACCAACTATCTTTCTCAATTCCAGCTCTTCACAACTTGTGCCAATCCTTTTCCCAACACTCAATGCCCCCGTGAATTTTATTTCCCAATTTACCCTTCCAATCCTTTTGAGTGTTTCTTGTGTGGGAGAGAGATTTATGTATTTTGTTATATCATATTTGTCtcttgtaaataataaaaaaagaaatgtaAGATAAAAGTTTTATAAAAGATTCGAAAATTTTTaagattagatttttaaaatattttttttataatattttatttaaaataatattacataaaatttaatatataatttaatagttaaattaacgattttaataataaaagaatctaaCTAATATAACCGAGAtgctttaagaatttcattagaataatttaaaatttaaaaattaatttagaataaaagtgggtttaaaaatatttagtgAAAGTACTACATTTTTTAATACCATTTCTGAAGTATTCCGCAGACAATTGCAAAATGCACTTTGAATGAAAGAAATTCAGTtgatttgacaataaatttaataaatactttttattctttttagttgaatcatagaaatttaagtatttttttcgaaattttaCTGCATTTTATATTATcctcatttttaaaatatataaatttgatttagtttatatttttattttttattgacttGGTATAGTAAGATAATTAAGCATTAATTCagttattagaataaattttcatatgtaaatgaaattattataaattattaaaattttaatcataataaattttaaacataaaacacaAATATATTAAACAATTAACTTCATCAATATAATCGAAGAATTAACACATATCATGAGTATTGTATTAATCttctattcatataaatatatgtatgtgtgcCGGAGCAAAGTCTGAAATTTTGAGAAAGattcaattttaataatatatttttacgataataaaaaatataattttattattttaataacttataattttttataattaaactttattAAAATGGACAAACTttgttagaaataaaaaaaaaacgaaaatattCAAGGAAAGGTGGGCAGGGCAGGGCGGGGCAGGGCGGGGCAGCAAATAGCTATGAAAGTGGATGGGGATGGCTTCCTGTTTGTATGTATTTGAGACTCCCTTTCCCTTTTTACAGTGAAGGACTGAATTAAGAGTTACCAACCGCAAcagagggaaaaaagaaaaagaaaaataaaaacagtcGAACATGCTCTGTTTAGAGTCATCTCATTCCTTTCTACTTGTGTCCTTCAAACCTCCTTAAAATTTGAAGCTTAAATCCCCACCTTCCATTTTTGCTTAGCAAAAATCTCACTTTCATCTTCCCTCTAATCTTCCAATATATTTTCTTTGATCTTCTTTTTTTACTACCATCTATCTAAATCTACCATTTTCTTTAACCTCTTCAAGGAAAAGAAATAGTAAAAGCCAGGATTTTCGTGAACTTAGCTCTAGTTTCTTCACTGACCCTTTGCTTCTCTTTGTCTGATTTTGTTTTAGATTCATACTTCTTGCTCATCATTTACAGCAAAAGCTAAACCTTGCTCAAACTTTTATCAAGTCTAATTTATGTTTGATCTAGTTTTCTCTCTATCTAGTCCTAAACTTTTTTTGTGTTAACCCTTTTAGGCCGAGTTGTTTGATCAAACtctatttttatctattttttgcacttaattttagctcaaagtttcaatcttttctttttttttttttttgttagaaacaagaaaaatggatcCTAAGGTTTCACAATTTGTGATTCTTCTACCATTAATCTTTCTTCTTATTGTTCAAACCCTCAATGCCTTGGATTCTTCTTCTGCTACAATACCCATGAATTGTACGGACACATCAAGATTATGCACATCTTTTTTGGCTTTTAAGCCGCAGGGAAACCAAAGTCTAGCAGTGATCCAGAGCATGTTTGATGTGATACCACAAGACATTACAGTTGAAGGAGAGGACAGCCATGGCTACATATTCATAAAAAAGAACTGTTCTTGCTTGACATCCTCCAAGAATTATGCAACAAACACAACCTTTACAGTGAGATCAAATCAAGGGTATGTTTATGACATGATTTTAGAGGCTTATGATAGGCTTGCAATGGTTCCAAATGTTAGCAGGCCGGCAAGGATTGGAGCTGTGGTGTCTTTGAGGCTGTTTTGTGGGTGTTCAAGTAGTTTGTGGAACTACTTGATGAGTTATGTGATGAAAGATGGGGACAGTGTGCAATCTTTAGCTAGTAGATTTGGGGTTAGCATGGATAGTATTGAGCAAGTTAATGGGATTTCAAATCCTGATAATGTCACTGTTGGTGCTTTGTACTATATTCCCTTGAATTCAGGTTTGcctaaaaaatcatttaattttttctgTTTATTCTTTTTACCATTTTCTGTGTGTGGTTTCTTAGGAATTTGCATGAGGAATGCTATTTGTTTGGATATATCCATATTGAGTTGCTTTTCAAGAGATGGGcatttatgattttgatgataATTGCATAGTTTCTGAGAACTCTTTAAGTTTTGCAAATACAGGAGTTAACAAAGTTGGTAAAATAAGATTTTTGCCCATAGTTTATAATTAGGTATACTAAGGACTTGGAACTGGAGCCTACTTGGTTTCTATCTGAAGTCATAATGTGAACTTTGAGGGAAGGTGCTAATGTCATGGATTTCGGATATGCAAACAATATCATATTAATGCAAGCAATAATGAGTTCATGCATATTCTTGTTTTATAGCTGTGATTAGAATTGACAAATGTCTTTGCTTTATGATCTATTTCCTTGAATTACAGGGCTATTAATTGGTGTTTTTTCATTATGCCTTGTGTGTTGTTTGCAACTGGCAATGCGTACCGAGAATAGACATTTCTCTTGTTAATTTTGTTGGATTTACTTACTGTTTAGTTCTCCTCTTATAGCAGAAAGTTTTAGACTATAGCTTGCTTATATATATTGCAGTTCCTGGTGAACCGTATCATGTGGAGAATGAGATCCCCCCAGCACCTGTTCCTGCACCGTCAGCTGATGCAATTTCAGGTATGAATTGGTAAATCTAAGTGAAGGAAGTAAAGCCATGTTACTTGGACTGAAGTGTGAGTGTTGAATATGGGTATGTATGTGTCTGACATGGGCATGCTAAATTTTTCCATGTTATTATGTGTCTTTAGCGGGTCATATCCCCACATCCATGTTCGATGGGTACAACAAGCAAAACGAAGTCAGCTGTACAATGCCAACTACCAGCTGACAACTATAAATAAACGACATGCTTCACAGTGTGATGTAtgtcaaaattgaaaattttaagttttacatAACAAGATATGGATTCTAGCTCTGTTTAAGTTCTGAATTGCTAGTGCCGCttctttctcaaaaaaaaaaaaaaattttggctgTTATGTTTTTCTTGTGTGTTATAATGTTACCTCTGTTCTGTTTGGTTGCGTGAATTATAGTAATGTCTGGTAAACACTCCTTGGTGAGGGGGGAATGTAAGTAATAGTTCGCTTGATATTGTGCAAGAAATATAATGTAgtatatttttaacttttgtGCAGAAATTCAAGTAAGTCCTAAGGCTCACGTGCCATATCGATGGATCATCGGGGCGTTGGGTGTTGGCCTTGCTCTCATTATATTAAGCATAGTTGTTTGTGTTTCCTTGAGATCATCGAGCTGCTTTGTTGAAGCTCGAGGAAGTCATGCCAAAGATCATGATGACAGGAGTTCTCACAAGTTTCACATTCTTCGGAAGCCAAGTTTCTGCTGTGGTTCAGGAAGATACATTTGTGGCAAGTCTGAGAATTGGACCCAAACCAACGGCGAACCTAGTAACCACCAGATTACTATCCCAAATGGTTATTACACTCTGATCTGTTGCTAGCTGAAATACTGGCATGGAACTATATATATCACATACTAAACAAAgtagattagttaattaaaatactaatagCACAATATATAACTCCAGACCTAACATCTGATCTTACATTTTACCTGATTTGGTTCATAGCTTAGAGTTGCCTTTTATGACAACTCAGCTTGCCACCTTGACCAATCCACAACTCAGGAAGTCTAACTTTATTTTCTTGTCTTCTCTGTCAGCTCTAGGAACTGATGTACTTGATGTTGAGAAGCCTGTGGTTTTCACTTACGAAGATATTCTTTTTTCAACCGATGGGTTTTCAGATTCTAATCTACTTGGTCATGGAATCTATGGTTCTGTTTATTTCGGTTTCCTTAGGGACCAGGTTCGTGTGTTTCTACTTCGGAATTCAGATCATATGACTGCGACAAAGATGAGGAATTCAGATCATAGATTAACATTCcatttatgttttgtttatttgatGCTTTTAGGAAGTTGCTATCAAAAGAATGACTGCTACAAAGACGAAGGAATTTATGGCAGAGATGAAAGTCTTGTGCAAGGTCCATCATGCAAATCTGGTAATGCTTCACCAAGATAAGcaattgtttaaattttgaaacttGCAAAGCTTTCTTCTAAATGTTCGAAGCCATTGACTCCCATTCcgatttaattttgttgaagGTAGAGTTGATCGGCTATGCTGCAAGTGATGATGAACTCTTCCTTATTTATGAATATGCTCAAAAGGGTTCCCTTAGAAGCCATTTACATGATCCCTTGAACAAAGGTAGGACTTTCAGTGCTTCTTGAGGTTTTATAATATATTTCATTCTTTTAAGAATGACTTATTGCGGCTTTACTAGGTCAAATGTTTGATAACTTTTGATAATTCTAGTTTATATGAATTTGAAGCCAGTGTATCAATGCTTCCTGAATAGTTGTGATGGAGCGGATGTTGGTACAAGGTTATAAAACTGTGCAACGTGTAGTGCTGAAATGGATCGAATGTTGTAAACTACGGTGGTAGATCTTTCCTGACCGTAATGTGTTGAGAAGATGTTGATAGTAAATGCCATGATTAATAAGTAGCTAAATTATTGCTTGACAAACTTTCACAGTGAGGGGTGAGGCTATTTTTATTATCCCAGTGTTCCATGCCTTGTATCAAATAGAATGACCCAGTACATTCTATTCATAGATGGATATAGCCGTACATTTTTGAGTCTTTCAATTCCTGATGGCGCAGCCAGTCTGGTTTGTTGGAACTTCCATGGACTGGTCTTAGTTTACAGCAATACTGATTGCTTGTGTACTGATGAGGCTAGACTGAGTAACTTAATGGTAGATTCACTATGTTGAAGCACTATAAAAGTTCAGGATTTTGCTTGGCTAGACAAGGAGCCTAATTTCTAAATGCCGCTTGAGGCTCCCATATAAGTAATTACGAAGTTAGCTCctactcttaatttttttttctataatatgAAGCTGAAATCAGAATTTGGTGTTAATGATAAATTTACACAGCTTGTGCTCCttttataaaatgtttgaatgCGATTCTATGAGCTGTATGATCTGGATGTGGCATGTCCTGACCTGTGTATTATTTCTTTGTTGAGTCGTGAAATTCATGCTATAATTACACTGTGAATGTTTACTGGTTTGAAGGTCATACCCCACTTTCGTGGATAATGAGAGTTCAGATTGCACTCGATGCTGCTAGAGGCCTGGAGTACATCCATGAGCATACCAAAACACATTATGTTCATCGAGATATCAAGTCAAGCAACATCTTGCTTGATGGTTCTTTCAGGGCAAAGGTTCTAATTACATTATTGGTGGTTTTGCAATTTAAGTATGCTTGAGAACATTTGATTTACACTTGTTCTCGAATCAGATTTCAGATTTTGGTTTGTCAAAGCTTGTTGGGAAGACAAATGATGAGGAAGCAACAGCAACGAAAGTTGTTGGTACATTTGGTTATTTGGCACCAGAGTAAGTAATGATATTGTTCTActcttcaattttcttgaaaTGTTTGTGTTTGATATTCATTTCTGACACA encodes:
- the LOC107951804 gene encoding lysM domain receptor-like kinase 3 isoform X2, whose amino-acid sequence is MDPKVSQFVILLPLIFLLIVQTLNALDSSSATIPMNCTDTSRLCTSFLAFKPQGNQSLAVIQSMFDVIPQDITVEGEDSHGYIFIKKNCSCLTSSKNYATNTTFTVRSNQGYVYDMILEAYDRLAMVPNVSRPARIGAVVSLRLFCGCSSSLWNYLMSYVMKDGDSVQSLASRFGVSMDSIEQVNGISNPDNVTVGALYYIPLNSVPGEPYHVENEIPPAPVPAPSADAISEIQVSPKAHVPYRWIIGALGVGLALIILSIVVCVSLRSSSCFVEARGSHAKDHDDRSSHKFHILRKPSFCCGSGRYICGKSENWTQTNGEPSNHQITIPNALGTDVLDVEKPVVFTYEDILFSTDGFSDSNLLGHGIYGSVYFGFLRDQEVAIKRMTATKTKEFMAEMKVLCKVHHANLVELIGYAASDDELFLIYEYAQKGSLRSHLHDPLNKGHTPLSWIMRVQIALDAARGLEYIHEHTKTHYVHRDIKSSNILLDGSFRAKISDFGLSKLVGKTNDEEATATKVVGTFGYLAPEYLSDGLASSKSDVYAFGVVLFEIISGKEAIIRTEGSAMKNTERRSLASIMLAALRNTPDSLSMSNMKDYIDPSMLDLYPHDCVFKVSVFDTRIKHIQTLVH
- the LOC107951804 gene encoding lysM domain receptor-like kinase 3 isoform X3; the encoded protein is MDPKVSQFVILLPLIFLLIVQTLNALDSSSATIPMNCTDTSRLCTSFLAFKPQGNQSLAVIQSMFDVIPQDITVEGEDSHGYIFIKKNCSCLTSSKNYATNTTFTVRSNQGYVYDMILEAYDRLAMVPNVSRPARIGAVVSLRLFCGCSSSLWNYLMSYVMKDGDSVQSLASRFGVSMDSIEQVNGISNPDNVTVGALYYIPLNSVPGEPYHVENEIPPAPVPAPSADAISEIQVSPKAHVPYRWIIGALGVGLALIILSIVVCVSLRSSSCFVEARGSHAKDHDDRSSHKFHILRKPSFCCGSGRYICGKSENWTQTNGEPSNHQITIPNALGTDVLDVEKPVVFTYEDILFSTDGFSDSNLLGHGIYGSVYFGFLRDQEVAIKRMTATKTKEFMAEMKVLCKVHHANLVELIGYAASDDELFLIYEYAQKGSLRSHLHDPLNKGHTPLSWIMRVQIALDAARGLEYIHEHTKTHYVHRDIKSSNILLDGSFRAKISDFGLSKLVGKTNDEEATATKVVGTFGYLAPEYLSDGLASSKSDVYAFGVVLFEIISGKEAIIRTEGSAMKNTERRSLASIVSVIVAHSKIHALPLDKYVSSSPEHTRLVEHVKHEGLY
- the LOC107951804 gene encoding lysM domain receptor-like kinase 3 isoform X1, yielding MDPKVSQFVILLPLIFLLIVQTLNALDSSSATIPMNCTDTSRLCTSFLAFKPQGNQSLAVIQSMFDVIPQDITVEGEDSHGYIFIKKNCSCLTSSKNYATNTTFTVRSNQGYVYDMILEAYDRLAMVPNVSRPARIGAVVSLRLFCGCSSSLWNYLMSYVMKDGDSVQSLASRFGVSMDSIEQVNGISNPDNVTVGALYYIPLNSVPGEPYHVENEIPPAPVPAPSADAISEIQVSPKAHVPYRWIIGALGVGLALIILSIVVCVSLRSSSCFVEARGSHAKDHDDRSSHKFHILRKPSFCCGSGRYICGKSENWTQTNGEPSNHQITIPNALGTDVLDVEKPVVFTYEDILFSTDGFSDSNLLGHGIYGSVYFGFLRDQEVAIKRMTATKTKEFMAEMKVLCKVHHANLVELIGYAASDDELFLIYEYAQKGSLRSHLHDPLNKGHTPLSWIMRVQIALDAARGLEYIHEHTKTHYVHRDIKSSNILLDGSFRAKISDFGLSKLVGKTNDEEATATKVVGTFGYLAPEYLSDGLASSKSDVYAFGVVLFEIISGKEAIIRTEGSAMKNTERRSLASIMLAALRNTPDSLSMSNMKDYIDPSMLDLYPHDCVFKMAMLAKQCVDEDPIVRPDMKQIVINLSQILLSSVEWEATLAGNTQVFSGLVQGR